In Xylanibacter ruminicola 23, a single genomic region encodes these proteins:
- a CDS encoding YebC/PmpR family DNA-binding transcriptional regulator, whose protein sequence is MGRAFEYRKATKLKRWGHMAKTFTKIGKQIAIAVKAGGPEPENNPALRAIIANAKRENMPKDNIERAIKNAMGKDQSDYKEVTYEGYGPHGIAIFVETLTDNTTRTVGDVRSVFNKFNGNLGTQGSLSFLFDHKSVFTFKKKDGLDMDEMILDLIDYGVEDEYDEDEEENSITIYADPSSFSAVQKHLEENGFEVTGAEFTRIPNDLKDVTAEQRETIDKMVEKLEDFDDVQTVYTNMKPEEVAE, encoded by the coding sequence ATGGGAAGAGCATTTGAATATCGTAAAGCTACAAAGCTGAAGCGATGGGGCCACATGGCCAAGACATTTACAAAGATTGGTAAGCAGATTGCTATTGCCGTGAAGGCAGGCGGTCCAGAGCCAGAGAACAACCCCGCGCTGCGTGCTATCATTGCCAACGCTAAGCGCGAGAACATGCCAAAGGACAACATTGAGCGTGCTATCAAGAACGCTATGGGTAAGGACCAGAGCGATTACAAGGAAGTAACTTACGAGGGATACGGACCTCACGGAATCGCTATCTTTGTTGAGACACTGACCGACAACACCACACGTACTGTAGGTGACGTTCGTTCGGTATTCAACAAGTTCAACGGTAACCTGGGTACACAGGGTTCGCTCTCATTCCTGTTCGACCACAAGAGCGTATTTACCTTTAAGAAGAAGGACGGTCTGGATATGGACGAGATGATCCTGGACCTGATCGACTACGGCGTAGAGGATGAGTACGACGAGGACGAGGAGGAGAACAGCATCACTATCTATGCCGATCCTTCAAGCTTCAGCGCTGTGCAGAAGCACCTTGAGGAGAACGGTTTCGAGGTTACTGGTGCTGAGTTCACCCGCATTCCTAACGACCTGAAGGACGTTACAGCCGAGCAGCGTGAGACTATCGACAAGATGGTTGAGAAGCTGGAGGACTTTGACGACGTTCAGACCGTTTACACAAACATGAAACCTGAAGAGGTTGCTGAATAA
- a CDS encoding four helix bundle protein, which yields MTELELKERFKKFSIRIIKMVDSMPDTISGRAIGSQVVRSGTSPAANYRAACLGKSEKDFLNKLKMVEEELDETSHWLEVIMETGMLPENRVKPLYTECLELLKIIISSIVSTRKHLDCIK from the coding sequence ATGACAGAGCTCGAGTTGAAAGAAAGATTCAAGAAATTCTCGATAAGGATTATCAAAATGGTCGATAGTATGCCCGATACAATTTCAGGAAGGGCAATTGGTTCGCAAGTGGTCAGATCAGGCACTTCGCCTGCAGCAAATTATCGTGCTGCATGTTTGGGAAAGTCTGAGAAAGACTTCCTGAATAAGTTGAAGATGGTTGAGGAAGAACTTGACGAGACGAGTCATTGGTTAGAGGTGATCATGGAAACTGGAATGCTACCAGAGAATAGGGTGAAACCTCTATATACAGAATGCCTGGAACTGCTTAAGATAATTATCAGTTCAATTGTGAGTACTCGCAAGCATCTTGATTGTATTAAATAG
- the lepA gene encoding translation elongation factor 4, protein MNHIRNFCIIAHIDHGKSTLADRLLEYTKTIQVTEGQMLDDMDLERERGITIKSHAIQMEYTYKGEKYILNLIDTPGHVDFSYEVSRSIAACEGALLVVDATQGVQAQTISNLYMAIDHNLEIIPVINKIDMPSAMPDEVEDEIIDLIGCDREDIIRASGKTGEGVEEILNAVVEKIPHPVGDEKAPLQALIFDSVFNSFRGIIAYFKIVNGSIKSGDHVKFFNTGMEYDADEIGVLKMDMIPRKELKTGDVGYIISGIKNSREVKVGDTITHVATPCDKAIEGFQEVKPMVFAGVYPIDPTDYENLRASLEKLQLNDASLTFMPESSVALGFGFRCGFLGLLHMEIIQERLDREFDMDVITTVPNVSYMCYTKQGEVKEVHNPSGLPDQTMIDHIEEPYIRASIITAADYIGPIMTLCLDKRGELLDQQYVSGNRIELHFMLPLGEIVIDFYDKLKSVSKGYASFDYHIDGFRPSKLAKLDILLNGEPVDALSTLTHQDNAVTFGRRMCEKLKELIPRQQFDIAIQAAIGAKIIARETVKQVRKDVTAKCYGGDVSRKRKLLEKQKRGKKRMKQIGNVEVPQKAFLAVLKLD, encoded by the coding sequence ATGAATCATATAAGAAATTTCTGCATCATCGCCCACATCGATCACGGCAAATCTACTCTGGCTGACAGACTGCTGGAGTACACTAAGACTATACAGGTGACCGAGGGACAGATGCTCGACGATATGGACTTGGAGCGTGAACGTGGTATTACGATTAAGAGTCACGCTATCCAGATGGAATACACTTACAAGGGAGAGAAATACATACTGAACCTGATTGACACTCCGGGACACGTCGACTTTTCGTACGAGGTGAGCCGTTCTATCGCTGCCTGCGAGGGTGCGCTGCTGGTGGTGGATGCCACACAGGGTGTACAGGCACAGACCATCTCGAATCTCTATATGGCCATCGACCATAACTTGGAGATTATCCCTGTAATCAATAAGATTGATATGCCCAGCGCCATGCCCGATGAGGTGGAAGATGAGATTATCGACCTGATTGGCTGCGATCGCGAGGATATTATCCGTGCTTCGGGTAAGACCGGCGAAGGCGTTGAAGAGATACTGAACGCTGTTGTTGAGAAGATTCCGCACCCAGTGGGCGACGAGAAGGCTCCGCTGCAGGCGCTCATTTTCGACTCGGTATTCAACTCGTTCCGCGGTATCATCGCTTACTTCAAGATTGTGAACGGCTCTATCAAGAGCGGCGACCACGTGAAGTTCTTTAATACCGGTATGGAGTACGATGCCGACGAGATTGGTGTGCTGAAGATGGATATGATTCCCCGCAAAGAGCTGAAGACAGGCGATGTGGGTTACATCATCAGCGGTATCAAGAACTCGAGAGAGGTAAAGGTGGGTGATACCATCACACACGTGGCTACCCCTTGCGACAAGGCCATCGAGGGCTTCCAGGAGGTTAAACCTATGGTGTTTGCTGGTGTTTATCCTATCGATCCTACCGATTACGAGAACCTGCGTGCATCGCTCGAAAAGCTGCAGCTTAACGATGCATCGCTCACATTCATGCCCGAGAGCTCGGTAGCCTTGGGATTCGGTTTCCGTTGCGGATTCCTCGGACTGTTGCACATGGAGATTATCCAGGAGCGACTGGACCGCGAGTTTGATATGGACGTGATTACCACCGTGCCCAACGTAAGCTATATGTGCTACACCAAGCAGGGTGAGGTGAAAGAGGTTCACAACCCAAGTGGACTGCCCGATCAGACGATGATCGACCATATTGAGGAGCCTTATATCCGTGCATCGATCATTACCGCTGCCGATTATATCGGTCCGATCATGACGCTGTGTCTGGATAAGCGCGGCGAGCTGCTGGATCAGCAGTACGTGAGCGGTAACCGCATTGAGCTGCACTTTATGCTGCCTCTGGGCGAAATCGTGATCGACTTCTATGATAAACTTAAGTCGGTATCAAAGGGATACGCTTCGTTCGATTACCACATCGACGGTTTCCGTCCCTCGAAACTGGCTAAGCTCGATATTCTGTTGAATGGTGAGCCTGTGGATGCCCTGAGCACCCTGACACACCAGGACAACGCTGTGACCTTTGGTCGCCGTATGTGTGAGAAACTGAAAGAGCTGATTCCACGTCAGCAGTTCGACATCGCCATCCAGGCTGCCATCGGTGCTAAGATTATTGCCCGCGAAACCGTTAAGCAGGTGCGTAAGGATGTTACCGCCAAGTGTTATGGTGGCGACGTGAGTCGTAAGCGTAAACTGCTGGAGAAACAGAAGCGAGGCAAGAAGCGTATGAAGCAGATTGGTAACGTGGAGGTGCCACAGAAGGCCTTCCTCGCAGTATTGAAATTGGACTAA